The sequence ATGAAACGGTTCCAGCAAGCCGTGTAGTGCGCCCGGCTCGTTGCGGGTAGACACCACCAATGAGGTTTTATCATCATTACTGGGGCCAACGTCTTCGGAGCCAATAATTAAAAACCGCGTTGAGTTATCGGGCTGATCTTCAATATTTTGTGCGTAGCTGGTTAAATCGTACAAGTCGGCAGCTATTTCACCTGCGATAGCCGCTGCATTCCATTCACCCTTCAAACGACGGGCTGCTTCTGAATTACTGTTAACAGCTATTCGCTCTGCATTGGGGAAATGGCCATCCAGCCATTTACGGCATTGGGACAACGACTGAGCATGAGAATACACACGCGTAATATTGCTAACGTGAGTAACGTCTGACACTAAAAAGTGATGATGAATGCGAAGCACCACTTCACCACAAATTTTTACGCTACTCGCAAGAAAATTATCTAAGGTATGGGTTACAACCCCTTCAGTGGAATTTTCGACGGGAACAACACCGTAATGAGCCGCTCCCGATGCCACCTCGCGAAACACTTCATCAATAGCCGACATGGAAACCGTATGGGCCGACTGACCAAAATGTTTTAGCGCGGCTTGCTGGGTATAGGTACCCTCTGGCCCAAGATATGCAACTTTTATAGGATTTTCGAGCGCCAAACACGCCGACATAATTTCACGGAAGAGCCGCGCATATTCTTCGTCGTGTAACGGCCCTTGATTACGCTCCATTGCTTTGCGCAACACTTGCGCCTCACGCTCAGGGCGATAGAAGTTCGGAGCTTCATCACCTGAATACCGCTGCTTTATCTCGGCAACATCTTGAGCGCATTGCGCGCGCGAACTGATCAGCTCACCAATTTGCGTATCGATACCGTCAATTTTATCGCGCAGTGCCGCAAGCTCTTTTTGCTCTTGGGTATTGGGCCCACTGTTTTCGTTGTCAGTCACTCGTCATCATTCCCTGAAAGTTATTCTTCGTCGGTGTCGGCGTCTGAATCGGCTGGTTTCTCATCCGCACCGCCTGAAGCAGCAACTTCACCCGCTGACGCTTCTGCCTGCTCCGTGTCTGCCGGTTCAGCACCCTCGGGATCAACATCGTCTAGCTGTTCATCTATACGCGCAACACCCACAATATGTTCACCGTCTTTCACTCGAATGAGACGAACACCTTGGGTATTACGGCTAAGCACCGAAATTTCGTCACCGCGTGTACGCACCAAGGTGCCTTGGTCGGAGATGAGCATAATTTCATCACCATCAAAGACCTGTGTTGCGCCTACCAATGCACCGTTACGATCAGACGTTGCCATGGCAATAACACCTTGACCACCACGACCTTTCGTTGGGAAATCGGCTACTTCGGTTCGTTTGCCGAAGCCATTTTCACTAACCGTAAGAACTTTGCCGTCCTCGGCTGGGATGATCATCGCAATAACACGATGTTCTTCGGCTATTCGTATGCCTCGAACACCACGAGAGGTACGCCCCATGGAACGAACGGTATCTTCTTCAAAACGCGTAGCTTTACCGCTGGAACTCAGCAGCATAATATCTTTTTTGCCATCGGTAATGGCCGTACCCACTAAGTGATCGCCTTCTACAAGATCGATCGCGCGCAGCCCTACGGAACGTGGACGGGCAAATTGTGGCAGCGGCGTTTTCTTAACCGTACCGTTAGATGTTGCCATCACTATAAATAGGTCTTCGTCGAACTCTCGTACCGGTAAAATTGAGGTGATACGCTCACCCTCTTCCAGCGGTAACAAATTCACCATGGGTCGACCTCGAGATTGTCGGCCAGCCACCGGAATTTGGAACACTTTCAACCAATACACTTTACCGGCATTGGTGAAGCACAAGAGGTAATCGTGCGTGCTCGCTATCAACATATGCTCGACGAAATCTTCATCTTTCACCGATGTAGCCGCCTTGCCCATGCCACCGCGACGCTGTGCTTGATAGGCATCGAGAGGCTGTGTTTTGGCGTAGCCACCGTGAGATATTGTCACGACTCGATCTTCTTCAGTAATGAGGTCTTCTACGGTTAAATCTTGCTGAGAATGCTGAATTTCAGTACGACGCTCATCGCCATACTCTTCTTTTACCGCTTCAAGCTCTTCTCGGATAACGTGCATCAAACGAAGCGGGTTGCCGAGAATTTCTAGGTATTCCCCAATAAGTTTGAGCTTCTCTTCGTACTCAGCCAGTAACTTCTCGTGCTCCATTCCCGTTAAACGGTGCAGGCGCAACTCCAAAATTGCCTGCACCTGTGCAAGCGACAAATAATACAAGCCGTCTCGTAAACCGAAAGAATCGCCTAGGTCGTCTGGTTTACACGCATCGGCGCCAGCGCTCTCTAAGAACGGGCTGATGGTGCTAGTGTTCCAGCCTCGCGCCAATAAGGCTTCTCGAGCCTCCGCGGGCGAAGGAGACGCTTTAATA is a genomic window of Teredinibacter purpureus containing:
- the pheA gene encoding prephenate dehydratase yields the protein MTDNENSGPNTQEQKELAALRDKIDGIDTQIGELISSRAQCAQDVAEIKQRYSGDEAPNFYRPEREAQVLRKAMERNQGPLHDEEYARLFREIMSACLALENPIKVAYLGPEGTYTQQAALKHFGQSAHTVSMSAIDEVFREVASGAAHYGVVPVENSTEGVVTHTLDNFLASSVKICGEVVLRIHHHFLVSDVTHVSNITRVYSHAQSLSQCRKWLDGHFPNAERIAVNSNSEAARRLKGEWNAAAIAGEIAADLYDLTSYAQNIEDQPDNSTRFLIIGSEDVGPSNDDKTSLVVSTRNEPGALHGLLEPFHRHGIDLTRVETRPSSTGTWNYVFFIDFAGHVTDSVVQAALKDVEKNVSDLKILGSYPKGVL
- the gyrA gene encoding DNA gyrase subunit A; protein product: MGDIAKEILPVSIEDELKQSYLDYAMSVIVGRALPDVRDGLKPVHRRVLFAMSELNNDWNKPYKKSARVVGDVIGKYHPHGDSAVYDTIVRMAQPFSLRYTLVDGQGNFGSVDGDSAAAMRYTEIRMKKIAHDLLADLDKETVDFVPNYDGTELIPAVMPTRVPNLLVNGSSGIAVGMATNIPPHNLREVVQGCLRLIDCPESTIDELMEDIPGPDFPTGAIINGRAGIIQAYRTGRGRIYVRAKADVITDEKTHRDTIIINEIPYQVNKARLIEKIAELVKDKKIEGISEIRDESDKDGLRVVIEIKRGEMGDVVLNNLFAQTQLQSVFGINVVALVDDQPRVLNLKQMLEYFIRHRREVVTRRTVYLLRKARERGHVLEGLAVAIANIDDVITLIKASPSPAEAREALLARGWNTSTISPFLESAGADACKPDDLGDSFGLRDGLYYLSLAQVQAILELRLHRLTGMEHEKLLAEYEEKLKLIGEYLEILGNPLRLMHVIREELEAVKEEYGDERRTEIQHSQQDLTVEDLITEEDRVVTISHGGYAKTQPLDAYQAQRRGGMGKAATSVKDEDFVEHMLIASTHDYLLCFTNAGKVYWLKVFQIPVAGRQSRGRPMVNLLPLEEGERITSILPVREFDEDLFIVMATSNGTVKKTPLPQFARPRSVGLRAIDLVEGDHLVGTAITDGKKDIMLLSSSGKATRFEEDTVRSMGRTSRGVRGIRIAEEHRVIAMIIPAEDGKVLTVSENGFGKRTEVADFPTKGRGGQGVIAMATSDRNGALVGATQVFDGDEIMLISDQGTLVRTRGDEISVLSRNTQGVRLIRVKDGEHIVGVARIDEQLDDVDPEGAEPADTEQAEASAGEVAASGGADEKPADSDADTDEE